Below is a window of Rhodoglobus vestalii DNA.
GCGGGCCCCTCCTTCCACAGCCGCCGCCTCACCGTGGGGTTGCGTCACGACGTGGTGCAGATCCTCGATGAACACGCCGCACCGGTGAGGTCCTTCCCTCGAGTTTTTGGGCAGCAAACAGAGACGATCTTCGACCCCGCCTCCCTGGTGCCGTTGTTGGTGACTAAGCCCGGAGCGTGGTCGCATTCCCTGCTGCGGCCTCTGGTGCCGGAGATGGTGCGTGACTGGCTGGATCAGGCAACGGCCACTGATCGGCGCCGGTTATTCAACGCTGTTGACGCCGCGTCGGGCTCTGCCGGCTTCGACGCTGCGGTGCACGCCGCAGACACCTTGCTGCGGCGCGGGGACGCCCCCGACATAGCATGGTGGGCATGCTCGCCCGCCGCCTGGCCGATGGCACCGAACCGACCGCCGCCAACGTGGACTTGAGTGTCTATGACACCTTCACCACGCTGAACACGAGCACAGGAGAACCCGCATGAATCCGATCACCATTCAAGACATTATCGAAGCCGGTAAGCATGCTGCGCTGACCGGCAGCGTGCTGAGTGAATGGGCCGAGAAAGGCACCCCGAAACAACGCGAATACCTCCACGGGGTTCTGTTGGCCGA
It encodes the following:
- a CDS encoding Mu transposase domain-containing protein, giving the protein MENAVGFLRRNLMVPEPEAASLVGLNAVLMARCDALARTTHYRKGLPVSELFAHDVAASLQLPGVGFDPVRYESRKADKTGNVLIDGNTYAAGPSFHSRRLTVGLRHDVVQILDEHAAPVRSFPRVFGQQTETIFDPASLVPLLVTKPGAWSHSLLRPLVPEMVRDWLDQATATDRRRLFNAVDAASGSAGFDAAVHAADTLLRRGDAPDIAWWACSPAAWPMAPNRPPPTWT